A window of the Mytilus trossulus isolate FHL-02 unplaced genomic scaffold, PNRI_Mtr1.1.1.hap1 h1tg000050l__unscaffolded, whole genome shotgun sequence genome harbors these coding sequences:
- the LOC134699338 gene encoding interferon-induced very large GTPase 1-like, which yields MEMGMCKDVVACVQKPSSLNQKDEIVDSDFEEDQGKNPLRQTAAKEIQMSDKTEEIERDGYGNTYNSEVTEEKSKLKDDMNQQTEESVSHNSDVKINKEEKKFADHEKTSTPTSKSVPQDSCSSMLHFLKRIGLERFYPNKLMLVDAMSIRAITTSFKLKDVALKFVENIVMMNCTFGGQMRSTSNIKTEMRKAIAGMMKQNIGESVYDRLPRCLIGTDEETALYKTAKLKALNVFRQIPYICLNVKATVVPLQGVTWASWSKKLKSVNKSSQYKSLPEQGTIRNEMNEERKKQLQICKNMGPFMKTLLDILSNMIQSDEDCTVFVLWLKQFLDQRSRSVLPGYLSQYQTDWQALKTNRDNKTEGDVIKKCKEDLERTEYKLAEASFGFEHLCREMGQIYESIYQCRSQDTINLKSLANMLPLITAKLLVMGQPFEIMDGDIANVPLCWVKAVLQQLRTILGEKKLLALSVLGIQSSGKSTLLNTMFGLQFAVSAGRCTRGVFIQLVPIDTANTKFDYILVIDTEGLRAPELANQKHTHDNELATFVIGLGDITIVNIKGENTAEMKDVLQIAVHAFLRLKLTNEKINLKQTCVFVHQNVPASDANDKMMQGRQKFVEVLDEMTREAAEQEKIADIQSFNQVIDFDSEKNVWYFSDLWHGDPPMAPANPGYSESVSKVKEAIIFRLTNGRETYLTIADTASRIDDLWNGILKDDFVFSFRNSLELKAYNSMDQKYQAIAWKLEKYVLEFIKSEAKSKLVSCVNKDALEIAVPAIMIQLTKEVDKQVEDLNHELDQFVAESILQDILIQWTQAKRNRLCNHAESLIMKAKTAVNNTKEELRIQKLRVSEKTKHEMEINNMAKELALQMKGQVPSIMVMEDKFNSLWNSWINNFTTKDFTDIVPIKDQIESLLIELFPSDATFKEDFIDKGLRLPDAKAYQNMKHLEQTLTEIYISTKKHLSIRKLYIFWREVSPDECKHQAIDFANRIFRKIDLKLEELNTDGIRFDPSYVTEILYIVSEEYSEFNQHTKNECKFNLLAPFRAMIMNHVVRYAISFFTRMNDSYNIKNSPKAQMGEYKGTAWALFKNTVEDATEDLIAFGFFRDAIVKAVVDQVYECLPIDAQESIQILFANRKYSLIKDILIHLATAEDFRKYKSFISDPYIYATRWIMKLLKRELFEEKAGTHSGCLYNQLARSRVTKIFSHISKCISDATKDCQGRSSSCMPKWIDSFILHNCKSPDLPLSNDTLIHVRDRKISNLDTFVVILNEQLSVMEDMVLDTFSNVNSDNVQWKKNPISEIMESLWGCTANCMFCHEPCMNSDKNHLEDKFPHKCLQHRPEGIGGCSWNTTNKLAVEFCNYSITTDAIYIRGNKEGPYKNYKEHYPDWDIPPNSDVSKYWMWVTCKFKDQLKEMYNTEAPDIPENWWLVQKEEAIQSL from the exons atggagatGGGGATGTGTAAA gatGTTGTAGCATGTGTTCAGAAACCTTCTAGCTTAAATCAGAAAGATGAAATAGTAGACAGTGACTTCGAAG aGGACCAAGGCAAAAATCCTTTAAGGCAAACGGCagcaaaagaaatacaaatgtcAGATAAAACTGAAGAAATTGAGAGGGATGGCTACGGAAATACTTATAACAGCGAG GtaacagaagaaaaaagtaaattaaaagaTGATATGAATCAACAAACGGAGGAAAGCGTGTCGCACAACTCTGATGTGAAAATAAACAAAG aggAAAAGAAGTTCGCAGACCATGAAAAAACAAGTACGCCTACAAGCAAATCAGTTCCTCAAGATTCTTGCAGCAGCATGCTTCATTTCTTGAAGCGAATAGGACTAGAAAGGTTTTATCCAAATAAATTAATGTTAGTGGATGCTATGAGCATTCGGGCAATAACAACATCTTTTAAACTGAAAGATGTTGCATTAAAATTTGTGGAAAATATTGTAATGATGAATTGTACCT TTGGTGGACAAATGAGAAGCACTTCCAACATCAAAACTGAAATGAGAAAGGCAATTGCAGGGATGATGAAACAAAATATAGGAGAGTCGGTATACGATAGGCTACCTAGATGTTTGATAGGTACAGACGAGGAAACTGCACTTTACAAAACAGCTAAATTAAAAGCATTAAATGTTTTTAGACAAATACCATATATCTGTTTGAATGTAAAAGCGACAGTGGTACCCCTTCAAGGTGTTACTTGGGCATCTTGGAGTAAGAAACTCAAAAGTGTTAATAAATCATCTCAGTACAAAAGTTTGCCCGAACAAGGTACAATAAGGAACGAAATGAatgaagagagaaaaaaacaattacaaatatgtaaaaacatgGGACCATTTATGAAGACATTATTAGATATACTATCAAATATGATACAATCAGACGAAGATTGCACAGTGTTTGTTCTCTGGTTAAAACAATTCCTCGATCAGAGATCAAGATCCGTACTTCCTGGATACTTGTCTCAGTATCAAACTGATTGGCAAGCTCTAAAAACAAACAGGGACAACAAAACAGAAGgtgatgttataaaaaaatgtaaagaggACCTAGAAAGAACTGAATATAAACTAGCTGAAGCTTCGTTTGGATTTGAACATCTATGTCGAGAGATGGGTCAAATATATGAATCAATTTATCAATGCCGCAGCCAAGATACAATTAATCTTAAATCTTTAGCAAATATGCTTCCTCTAATAACAGCAAAACTGCTCGTCATGGGACAACCATTTGAAATAATGGACGGTGACATCGCTAACGTGCCCCTGTGTTGGGTTAAAGCTGTTCTTCAGCAGTTGAGGACAATACTGGGTGAGAAAAAACTTCTAGCCCTGTCTGTATTAGGTATTCAAAGTTCTGGAAAATCTACACTTCTGAATACAATGTTTGGTCTTCAATTTGCAGTGAGTGCAGGAAGATGCACCAGAGGTGTTTTTATTCAGTTAGTTCCAATAGATACAGCCAACACTAAATTCGACTACATTCTTGTCATTGATACAGAAGGTCTACGAGCCCCAGAACTAGCCAATCAAAAACATACCCATGATAATGAGTTAGCAACGTTTGTTATAGGACTTGGAGACATAACAATTGTCAATATAAAGGGCGAAAATACAGCTGAAATGAAAGATGTTTTGCAAATAGCTGTGCACGCCTTCCTAAGACTAAAATTAACCaacgaaaaaataaatcttaaacagACCTGCGTTTTTGTTCATCAAAATGTGCCAGCATCTGACGCTAATGACAAAATGATGCAAGGTAGACAAAAGTTTGTGGAAGTTCTAGATGAGATGACAAGAGAGGCGGCAGAACAAGAAAAAATTGCAGATATACAGTCATTCAATCAAGTGATAGATTTTGAtagtgaaaaaaatgtttggtattTTTCAGACCTTTGGCACGGGGATCCGCCGATGGCTCCTGCCAATCCTGGATACAGTGAGAGTGTGAGTAAAGTGAAGGAAGCCATCATCTTTCGGCTGACAAATGGCAGAGAAACGTATTTGACTATCGCAGATACTGCTTCTCGAATAGACGATCTCTGGAATGGCATTCTGAAAGACGATTTTGTTTTCAGCTTTCGTAACAGTCTCGAACTAAAGGCATATAATAGCATGGATCAAAAATATCAAGCAATAGCATGGAAATTGGAAAAGTATGTTTTGGAATTCATTAAATCTGAAGCAAAAAGCAAACTTGTCAGTTGTGTAAATAAAGACGCTCTTGAAATAGCAGTTCCTGCCATTATGATTCAACTTACAAAAGAAGTTGACAAACAAGTTGAAGATCTTAATCATGAACTAGATCAGTTTGTTGCAGAAAGCATACTTCAAGACATTTTGATCCAGTGGACACAGGCTAAACGAAATAGACTTTGTAATCATGCAGAAAGTCTTATAATGAAAGCAAAAACAGCTGTGAATAATACAAAAGAAGAATTAAGAATACAAAAACTTCGAGTAAGTGaaaaaactaaacatgaaaTGGAAATAAACAATATGGCCAAGGAATTAGCTCTTCAAATGAAAGGACAAGTACCAAGTATAATGGTAATGGAGGACAAGTTCAACAGTCTCTGGAACTCATGGATCAATAATTTTACCACAAAAGACTTCACCGATATCGTTCCAATTAAAGATCAAATCGAATCACTACTCATTGAGTTGTTCCCGTCAGATGCAACATTTAAAGAAGATTTTATAGATAAAGGATTGCGTTTACCAGACGCAAAAGCTTATCAAAACATGAAACACCTTGAGCAAACTTTGAcggaaatatatatttcaacaaagaaacatTTGAGTATTCGCAAGTTGTATATTTTTTGGCGCGAAGTGAGTCCAGATGAATGTAAACATCAAGCAATCGATTTTGCAAATagaatatttagaaaaattgaTCTTAAGCTAGAAGAGCTCAACACCGATGGCATTCGATTTGATCCGTCATACGTCACTGAAATTTTGTACATTGTTTCAGAAGAGTACAGTGAATTCAATCAACACACTAAAAATGAATGTAAATTCAACTTGCTCGCGCCATTTCGTGCTATGATTATGAATCATGTTGTGCGGTATGCAATTAGCTTTTTTACAAGAATGAATGATTCGTATAATATAAAGAATAGCCCAAAAGCACAAATGGGAGAGTATAAAGGCACAGCATGGGCTTTGTTCAAAAATACAGTTGAAGATGCAACAGAAGACTTAATTGCTTTTGGATTTTTCAGAGATGCTATAGTGAAAGCTGTTGTAGACCAAGTATATGAATGTCTCCCTATTGATGCACAAGAAAGTATCCAGATTCTCTTTGCAAATAGGAAATACAGTTTAATTAAAGATATACTTATTCATTTGGCTACAGCTGAGGATTTTcgaaaatataaatcttttatttccGATCCATACATCTATGCCACCAGATGgataatgaaattattaaaaagggAACTGTTTGAGGAGAAAGCAGGAACTCATAGTGGATGCTTGTATAATCAATTAGCGCGGAGTCGggtgacaaaaatattttcgcATATTTCCAAATGTATATCAGATGCAACAAAAGACTGTCAAGGTAGATCGTCAAGCTGTATGCCAAAATGGATAGATTCGTTTATATTGCATAACTGTAAATCTCCAGATTTACCTTTGTCCAATGATACTCTGATTCATGTCAGAGATAGGAAAATATCTAATCTGGATACTTTTGTCGTAATTTTAAATGAACAGCTTTCTGTTATGGAAGACATGGTGCTAGACACTTTTTCAAATGTGAATTCAGATAATGTCCAATGGAAGAAAAATCCTATTTCAGAAATAATGGAGAGTCTATGGGGTTGCACGGCAAATTGTATGTTTTGCCATGAACCTTGTATGAATAGCgataaaaatcatttagaaGACAAATTTCCTCATAAATGTTTACAGCATCGCCCAGAAGGTATAGGTGGTTGCAGTTGgaatacaacaaacaaattgGCAGTAGAATTTTGCAATTATTCAATTACAACAGATGCGATTTATATCAGAGGAAACAAAGAGGGACCATATAAAAACTACAAAGAACATTATCCCGATTGGGACATTCCACCTAATTCCGATGTATCAAAGTACTGGATGTGGGTAACATGTAAATTTAAAGATCAACTGAAGGAAATGTATAACACTGAAGCACCAGATATTCCCGAAAACTGGTGGTTGGTTCAAAAGGAAGAGGCAATACAGAGTCTTTGA